From Phenylobacterium immobile (ATCC 35973), a single genomic window includes:
- a CDS encoding FAD-dependent monooxygenase, with the protein MAQAFDADVLIAGAGMAGATLALALAQAGLKPLLIDQAAFETRVAPAFDGRASAVAYAAFRQWRVLGVADALEPLSQRIEQILVTDAAAPGAATPAPHDFHLRFDAEEIADRSDGEPLGYMLENRHIRAALGRALERAGVTVIAPARVAEAIFDARAATLTLEDGRTFSAPLAVGAEGKVSTLRRASDVRALGWGYGQTAVVATVRLARPHEGVAHEHFLPQGPFAILPLTDHRASLVWTETNARAAALKDARPEVFHAHLQRRFGDALGEATLEGEVFTYPLDLQLTETFVAPRMALLGDAAHAIHPIAGQGLNLGLKAAAALAETLVDAARLGEDLGSPVVLERYAAWRRFDTAALAAGTDAFVRLFSNDIAPLRLARGLGMAMVNRIGPARRFFMREAGGATGDLPRLLRGEPL; encoded by the coding sequence GTGGCGCAGGCCTTCGACGCGGACGTCCTGATCGCCGGCGCCGGCATGGCCGGGGCGACCCTGGCTCTGGCCCTGGCGCAGGCCGGCCTGAAGCCGCTCCTGATCGACCAGGCGGCCTTTGAGACCCGTGTTGCGCCCGCTTTCGACGGCCGCGCCTCGGCGGTGGCCTACGCCGCGTTCCGGCAATGGCGGGTTCTCGGCGTGGCCGATGCGCTTGAACCCCTGTCCCAGCGGATCGAGCAGATCCTCGTCACCGATGCGGCCGCGCCAGGCGCCGCCACGCCGGCGCCGCATGACTTCCACCTGCGCTTCGACGCCGAGGAGATCGCCGACCGCTCCGACGGCGAGCCGCTGGGCTATATGTTGGAGAACCGCCACATCCGCGCCGCCCTCGGGAGGGCTCTGGAGCGCGCTGGCGTCACGGTGATTGCGCCGGCCCGCGTCGCGGAGGCGATCTTCGACGCACGCGCGGCGACGCTGACCCTGGAGGACGGTAGGACCTTCTCCGCGCCGCTCGCCGTCGGCGCGGAGGGCAAGGTCTCGACGCTCCGTCGCGCGTCCGACGTTCGAGCGCTTGGCTGGGGCTACGGCCAGACAGCCGTCGTCGCCACGGTGCGGCTGGCTCGCCCGCATGAGGGCGTTGCGCACGAGCATTTCTTGCCCCAGGGGCCCTTCGCGATCCTGCCCCTCACCGACCATCGCGCGAGCCTGGTCTGGACCGAGACGAACGCGCGGGCGGCGGCGCTCAAAGACGCCCGTCCTGAAGTCTTCCACGCCCACCTGCAGCGTCGGTTCGGCGACGCCCTTGGCGAGGCGACCCTGGAGGGCGAAGTCTTCACCTATCCGCTCGACCTGCAGCTGACAGAAACCTTCGTGGCGCCGCGCATGGCCCTGCTGGGCGACGCCGCCCACGCCATCCATCCGATCGCCGGCCAGGGTTTGAACCTCGGCCTGAAGGCCGCCGCGGCGCTGGCGGAAACCCTCGTCGACGCCGCGCGCCTGGGCGAAGACCTGGGCTCGCCAGTGGTGCTGGAACGCTACGCCGCTTGGCGCCGGTTTGACACCGCGGCGCTTGCGGCCGGCACGGACGCCTTCGTACGGCTCTTCTCCAATGATATCGCTCCGCTGCGCCTGGCGCGCGGGCTCGGCATGGCGATGGTCAACCGCATTGGCCCGGCCCGGCGGTTTTTCATGCGGGAAGCCGGCGGTGCGACCGGCGACCTGCCTCGCTTGCTGCGGGGCGAACCGCTTTAG
- a CDS encoding enoyl-ACP reductase FabI gives MADDYQMPKGELMRGKRGVVTGVANHQSIAWGIAAQLAAQGAEMAFLHLPAMERRVGPLAESIGVKTLAAVDVTDEASMDAAFAAVGEAFGGEIDFFVHSIAFANKDELKGSFVDNTSRESFLRAMDISVFSFVDCARRAAAMMPNGGSILTLTYLGAERAIPNYNTMGVAKAALESAVRYAARDLGPRGIRVNAISAGAMRTLSLAGISGGRGMLAQGRAMSALGEDTSMEGVAGAALWLLSDLGRSTTGEVAHVDAGFHIMGLAADSEG, from the coding sequence GTGGCCGACGACTATCAAATGCCCAAGGGCGAGCTGATGCGCGGCAAACGCGGCGTCGTCACCGGCGTCGCGAACCATCAGTCGATCGCCTGGGGCATCGCCGCTCAGTTGGCCGCGCAGGGCGCGGAGATGGCGTTTCTGCACCTGCCGGCCATGGAGCGGCGCGTAGGCCCGCTCGCCGAGAGCATCGGCGTCAAGACACTGGCGGCCGTGGACGTGACCGATGAAGCCTCGATGGACGCGGCCTTCGCGGCTGTGGGCGAGGCCTTCGGCGGCGAGATCGACTTCTTCGTCCACTCGATCGCCTTCGCCAACAAGGACGAGCTCAAAGGCTCGTTTGTCGACAATACCAGCCGCGAGAGCTTCCTGCGGGCCATGGATATCTCGGTGTTCAGCTTCGTCGATTGCGCCCGGCGCGCCGCGGCGATGATGCCGAACGGCGGGTCGATCTTGACGCTGACCTACCTGGGCGCCGAGCGGGCGATCCCCAACTACAACACTATGGGCGTGGCCAAGGCGGCGCTGGAATCGGCCGTCCGATATGCCGCGCGCGATCTTGGACCCCGCGGCATCCGGGTGAATGCGATTTCCGCCGGCGCCATGCGCACCTTGTCGCTGGCCGGCATCTCCGGCGGGCGCGGCATGCTGGCCCAGGGCCGAGCCATGTCGGCGCTGGGCGAAGACACCTCAATGGAGGGCGTCGCCGGCGCCGCGCTTTGGCTGCTATCGGATCTTGGCCGCTCAACCACCGGCGAAGTGGCGCACGTGGACGCGGGCTTCCACATCATGGGCCTGGCCGCCGACAGCGAAGGCTGA
- the fabB gene encoding beta-ketoacyl-ACP synthase I translates to MRRVVVTGMGVVSSIGNNTEEVLASLREARSGVVAAPKYTELGFRCQVHAPPIIDWESLVDRRAARFLSPGLAYAHVAMEQAIADAGLEASDISNDRTGLIVGAGGPSTSVIVQAAETTLTKGPKRIGPFAVPKAMSSGPSAVLSTWFEIRGVNYSIASACTTGLHCMGAAAEQIQFGKQDVMFAGGCEELDWTLSNLFDAMGAMSSNFNDRPAVASRAYDKDRDGFVISGGAGIVVLEEFERAKARGAKIYGEIVGYAANSDGHDMVAPSGEGAERAMRIAWDQAGGRKIDYLNPHGTSTPVGDEREMGAVRKVFGDTAPMISSTKSLTGHSLGAAGAQEAIYSLLMLNNDFAAMSAHIENLDPQFEGLPILRQRFDGSMETVMSNSFGFGGTNGCLVMSKV, encoded by the coding sequence ATGCGCCGCGTGGTCGTCACCGGGATGGGCGTTGTCTCATCCATCGGCAACAACACAGAAGAGGTCCTGGCCTCGCTGCGTGAGGCGCGTTCCGGCGTCGTCGCCGCGCCAAAGTACACGGAGCTGGGCTTCCGCTGCCAAGTCCACGCGCCGCCGATCATCGACTGGGAAAGTCTGGTCGACCGGCGCGCCGCCCGCTTCTTGTCGCCGGGCCTCGCCTACGCCCACGTGGCTATGGAGCAGGCGATCGCTGATGCTGGTCTTGAAGCCAGCGACATCAGCAACGACCGCACCGGCCTGATCGTCGGCGCGGGCGGTCCTTCGACCTCTGTTATCGTCCAGGCCGCCGAGACCACCCTGACCAAAGGCCCGAAACGCATTGGCCCGTTCGCCGTGCCCAAGGCGATGTCGTCAGGCCCGTCAGCGGTGTTGTCGACCTGGTTTGAAATCCGCGGCGTCAACTATTCCATCGCCTCGGCCTGCACGACCGGCCTGCACTGCATGGGCGCGGCCGCCGAACAGATCCAATTCGGCAAGCAGGACGTGATGTTCGCCGGTGGTTGTGAAGAGCTCGACTGGACCTTGTCGAACCTGTTCGACGCCATGGGCGCCATGTCCTCCAACTTCAACGACCGGCCGGCCGTGGCCAGCCGCGCCTATGACAAGGACCGCGACGGCTTCGTCATCTCCGGCGGCGCGGGCATCGTCGTGCTGGAAGAGTTCGAACGCGCCAAGGCGCGCGGCGCGAAGATCTACGGCGAGATCGTGGGCTATGCCGCCAATTCCGACGGTCACGACATGGTCGCGCCCTCCGGCGAAGGCGCCGAGCGGGCCATGCGCATCGCCTGGGACCAGGCCGGCGGCCGCAAGATCGACTATCTGAACCCGCACGGCACCTCGACCCCGGTGGGCGACGAGCGCGAGATGGGCGCGGTTCGCAAAGTCTTCGGCGACACAGCCCCGATGATCTCGTCGACCAAGTCGCTGACCGGCCACAGCCTCGGCGCGGCCGGCGCACAGGAGGCGATCTACAGCCTCCTGATGCTCAACAACGACTTCGCCGCCATGAGCGCCCACATCGAGAACCTCGACCCGCAATTCGAAGGCTTGCCGATCCTGCGCCAGCGCTTCGATGGATCGATGGAGACGGTGATGTCCAACAGCTTCGGCTTCGGCGGCACCAACGGCTGCCTGGTGATGTCGAAGGTCTGA
- the fabA gene encoding 3-hydroxyacyl-[acyl-carrier-protein] dehydratase FabA gives MTDTIVRPSSYDLEALLACGRGEMFGPGNAQLPAPPMLMFDRITQITADGGSAGKGHVEAELDISPDLWFFACHFIGDPVMPGCLGLDAMWQLVGFFLGWSGAPGRGRALGVGEVKFTGQVTPAVTKLVYKIDLKRVIMRKLVMGVGDGVLLADGKPIYEAKDLRVGLFAAEDLV, from the coding sequence ATGACTGACACCATTGTCCGCCCGTCCAGCTACGATCTGGAAGCCCTGCTCGCCTGCGGGCGCGGCGAGATGTTCGGCCCCGGCAACGCCCAGCTGCCGGCGCCGCCGATGCTGATGTTCGACCGGATCACCCAGATCACCGCCGATGGCGGCTCGGCCGGCAAGGGCCATGTCGAGGCCGAACTCGATATCTCCCCGGATCTCTGGTTCTTCGCCTGCCACTTCATTGGCGACCCAGTGATGCCGGGCTGCCTGGGCCTGGATGCGATGTGGCAACTGGTCGGCTTCTTTCTAGGTTGGTCAGGCGCGCCGGGCCGCGGCCGCGCTCTGGGCGTCGGCGAAGTCAAGTTCACGGGGCAGGTCACGCCGGCTGTCACAAAGCTGGTTTATAAGATCGACTTGAAGCGCGTGATCATGCGCAAGCTGGTCATGGGCGTCGGCGATGGGGTTCTTTTGGCCGACGGCAAGCCCATCTATGAAGCTAAGGATCTCCGCGTCGGCTTGTTCGCCGCGGAAGATCTGGTCTGA
- a CDS encoding SH3 domain-containing protein, translating to MRAARRTLLAVAVCLAGVGISAAAKRETPSGLAVPRYVVLKFDRVNARAGPGDDHRLVWVYRAKGLPVQVVAETVEWRRVCDPQGNLAWIHRRTTDGRRAVMNMSPAPIPLLGKPKTSSTPNAYLARRAIADLDRCEAGWCRVKVAGVRGWAPERLFWGVSDRPQCR from the coding sequence TTGCGCGCCGCGCGCAGAACGCTGCTTGCCGTGGCGGTGTGCCTCGCAGGCGTCGGCATAAGCGCGGCTGCGAAGCGCGAGACGCCGTCGGGCCTCGCTGTGCCGCGCTATGTTGTCCTGAAGTTCGACCGGGTGAACGCGCGCGCCGGTCCAGGTGATGATCACCGCCTTGTGTGGGTCTACCGCGCCAAAGGCCTGCCGGTTCAGGTGGTGGCCGAGACCGTCGAGTGGCGTCGGGTCTGTGACCCGCAAGGCAACCTCGCCTGGATCCACCGGCGCACGACAGACGGTCGGCGCGCGGTCATGAACATGTCGCCGGCGCCGATCCCGCTGCTCGGCAAACCCAAGACCAGCTCCACGCCGAACGCCTATCTGGCCAGGCGCGCCATCGCCGATCTCGACCGCTGCGAGGCCGGCTGGTGCCGCGTGAAGGTCGCCGGCGTGCGCGGCTGGGCGCCCGAAAGGCTGTTCTGGGGCGTCTCGGACCGACCGCAATGCCGTTGA
- a CDS encoding 2-hydroxyacid dehydrogenase, whose amino-acid sequence MAVRKPKVIVTRKLPDPVETRMRELFDTELNLTDAARSQTELAEAIGRAEVLACTITDRIDSALLEKAGPQLKLIANFGAGVDHIDVEAATSRGIAVTNTPGVLTEDTADLTMALIMAVSRRIVEGADVARAGGFKGWAPTWMLGRRITGKRLGIIGMGRIGQAVAKRAKAFGLQIHYHNRRPVSPRIAQELDATYWDSLDQMLARVDIVTVHSPHTPATYHLLSARRLKLLQPHAIVVNTARGEIINEDALAEMLASGAIAGAGLDVFEFEPQINPKLLSLRNVVALPHLGSATVEGRIAMGEKVIINIRTWMDGHRPPDRVLPSML is encoded by the coding sequence ATGGCCGTCCGCAAGCCGAAAGTCATCGTCACCCGCAAACTCCCGGATCCTGTGGAGACGCGGATGCGCGAGCTGTTCGACACAGAGCTCAACCTGACGGACGCCGCCCGGAGCCAGACGGAGCTGGCGGAGGCCATAGGACGCGCCGAGGTCCTGGCCTGCACCATCACGGACCGCATCGATAGCGCCTTGCTGGAAAAGGCCGGCCCGCAGCTCAAGCTGATCGCGAATTTCGGCGCCGGCGTCGATCACATCGACGTGGAGGCCGCCACCAGCCGAGGCATCGCCGTGACCAATACGCCGGGCGTGCTGACCGAAGACACCGCCGACCTGACCATGGCCCTGATCATGGCCGTGTCGCGACGCATCGTCGAAGGGGCGGACGTCGCCCGCGCCGGCGGGTTCAAGGGCTGGGCGCCGACCTGGATGCTGGGGCGCCGGATCACCGGCAAGCGTTTGGGCATTATCGGCATGGGCCGGATCGGCCAGGCCGTCGCTAAGCGCGCCAAGGCCTTCGGCCTGCAGATCCACTACCATAACCGCCGCCCCGTCAGCCCGCGCATCGCCCAGGAACTGGACGCCACCTACTGGGACAGCCTGGACCAGATGCTGGCGCGGGTGGACATCGTCACGGTGCATTCGCCACACACGCCAGCGACCTACCACCTGCTGTCAGCCCGCCGCCTGAAGCTGCTGCAGCCACACGCCATCGTGGTGAACACCGCGCGCGGCGAGATCATCAACGAAGACGCGCTGGCGGAAATGTTGGCCTCTGGGGCCATCGCCGGCGCCGGGCTCGACGTCTTCGAGTTCGAGCCGCAGATCAATCCGAAGCTGCTCAGCCTGCGCAACGTGGTGGCCTTGCCGCACCTGGGCTCGGCCACGGTCGAGGGCCGCATCGCGATGGGCGAAAAGGTGATCATCAACATCCGCACCTGGATGGACGGCCACCGCCCGCCCGACCGGGTGCTGCCGAGCATGCTCTAA
- a CDS encoding HesA/MoeB/ThiF family protein: MDFTDEEVDRYARHLVLREVGGPGQQKLKAASVLIVGAGGLGAPAALYLAAAGVGTIMLADPDVVDRSNLQRQVIFADEDVGRSKVEAAADRLHGLNPHVFVAGYKGRFDAASAAELVSDVDLVLDGTDDFATRFCVSDACVAHGKTLVTGAIGRWTGQVGVFSGRPCYRCLTPDIPPDAETCVAVGVVGALAGVIGSIMALETIKLLTGAGDPLTGRLLIYDGLGGQSRTVKVGADPSCPVCGV, from the coding sequence ATGGATTTCACCGACGAGGAAGTCGACCGCTATGCGCGCCACCTGGTGCTGCGAGAGGTCGGCGGTCCGGGTCAGCAGAAGCTGAAGGCCGCAAGCGTCCTCATCGTCGGCGCAGGCGGCCTGGGCGCCCCGGCCGCGCTCTATCTCGCCGCCGCCGGGGTGGGCACGATCATGCTGGCCGATCCTGATGTGGTTGATCGCTCGAACCTGCAGCGCCAGGTGATCTTCGCCGATGAAGATGTCGGCCGTTCCAAGGTCGAGGCCGCGGCGGACCGGCTGCATGGCCTCAACCCTCACGTATTCGTCGCCGGCTATAAGGGCCGGTTCGACGCGGCAAGCGCCGCAGAACTCGTCTCCGACGTCGACCTAGTGCTCGACGGCACCGACGACTTCGCCACGCGCTTCTGTGTCAGCGACGCCTGCGTGGCCCATGGCAAGACCCTGGTCACCGGCGCCATCGGCCGCTGGACCGGGCAGGTCGGCGTGTTCTCGGGAAGGCCTTGTTACCGTTGTTTGACGCCCGACATCCCGCCGGACGCCGAAACCTGCGTCGCTGTCGGCGTGGTCGGCGCGCTCGCCGGCGTCATCGGTTCGATAATGGCGCTGGAGACGATCAAGCTGCTCACCGGCGCGGGCGACCCGCTGACCGGCCGCCTGCTGATCTACGACGGCCTCGGCGGTCAGTCTCGGACGGTCAAGGTCGGCGCCGACCCGTCCTGTCCGGTTTGCGGGGTCTGA
- the hslV gene encoding ATP-dependent protease subunit HslV, whose amino-acid sequence MADAETLPSWHGTTILAVRKDGRTVIAGDGQVSMGQTIVKGNARKVRTLAGGKVIAGFAGATADAFTLIERLEAKLEQYPDQLARACVDLAKDWRTDRYLRRLEAMLLVADSTAIYTVTGMGDVLEPTHAVAAIGSGGNYALAAARALMDTDFGAEDIARRAMGIAAEICVYTNGSLTVETL is encoded by the coding sequence ATGGCTGACGCTGAAACCCTACCGTCCTGGCACGGCACCACCATCCTGGCTGTTCGCAAGGACGGCCGCACAGTGATCGCCGGCGACGGTCAGGTGTCCATGGGCCAGACCATCGTCAAGGGCAACGCCCGCAAGGTCCGCACGCTGGCCGGCGGCAAGGTGATCGCGGGCTTCGCCGGGGCGACGGCCGACGCCTTCACCCTGATCGAGCGGCTGGAAGCCAAGCTGGAGCAGTATCCCGACCAGCTGGCGCGGGCCTGCGTGGATCTCGCCAAGGATTGGCGGACCGACCGCTATCTGCGCCGCCTGGAGGCCATGCTGCTGGTCGCCGATTCCACCGCCATCTACACCGTTACCGGTATGGGCGACGTGCTGGAGCCGACCCACGCCGTGGCCGCCATCGGCTCGGGCGGCAACTACGCCTTGGCCGCGGCCCGCGCCCTGATGGACACCGACTTCGGCGCCGAGGACATCGCGCGGCGCGCCATGGGGATCGCGGCGGAAATCTGCGTCTACACCAACGGGAGCCTGACCGTTGAGACGCTCTAG
- a CDS encoding DUF4440 domain-containing protein, whose protein sequence is MRRSSLLAAAIMAVSAPAFAADPAPVVAAEHAFAKSVGDRGVRDGFLAHMADDAVVFSPDAMNAKTFFTGRPPGKAPKDGGTLLTWWPTFAGLAASGDLGFTTGPAEADGKRFTHYFTVWKRQADGGWKWVYDGGVQNDASHDPGPGAPVSSLSPGQGGGSFAEVEAAETALAKAALTDQAAAYRAALAPDAHVQGSPGVPAASPDAVKAEIATRGPTAAFARLGGEASQAGDLAWTYGIAAIDASKHYVRIWRRGPDGWRIVYDQVL, encoded by the coding sequence TTGAGACGCTCTAGTCTGCTGGCCGCCGCGATCATGGCGGTGAGCGCGCCGGCCTTCGCGGCCGATCCCGCGCCAGTGGTGGCCGCCGAACACGCCTTCGCCAAGTCCGTCGGCGACCGGGGCGTTCGCGACGGTTTCCTGGCGCACATGGCTGACGACGCGGTCGTCTTTTCGCCGGACGCGATGAACGCCAAGACCTTCTTCACGGGCCGCCCGCCAGGCAAGGCGCCGAAGGACGGCGGGACGTTGCTGACCTGGTGGCCGACCTTCGCCGGTCTCGCGGCCTCGGGCGACCTCGGCTTCACCACCGGCCCCGCTGAGGCGGACGGCAAGCGGTTCACGCACTACTTCACCGTCTGGAAGCGCCAGGCCGATGGCGGCTGGAAGTGGGTCTACGACGGCGGCGTCCAGAACGATGCCTCCCACGATCCTGGCCCGGGCGCACCCGTCTCAAGCCTCTCGCCCGGCCAGGGCGGCGGATCGTTCGCCGAGGTGGAAGCCGCCGAGACGGCGCTCGCGAAGGCCGCGCTGACCGATCAAGCCGCCGCCTACCGCGCGGCCCTGGCGCCGGACGCCCACGTCCAGGGCTCGCCAGGCGTTCCAGCCGCCTCGCCCGACGCGGTCAAAGCCGAGATCGCCACCCGCGGCCCGACCGCGGCCTTCGCGCGCCTGGGCGGCGAGGCCTCGCAGGCCGGCGACCTCGCCTGGACCTATGGGATCGCGGCGATCGACGCCTCGAAACACTATGTGCGCATCTGGCGCCGCGGCCCTGACGGCTGGCGCATCGTCTACGACCAGGTTCTCTGA
- the hslU gene encoding ATP-dependent protease ATPase subunit HslU, producing the protein MSEFSPREIVSELDRFIVGHQEAKRAVAVALRNRWRRRRLPADLIDEVTPKNILMIGPTGVGKTEIARRLARLAQAPFLKVEATKFTEVGYVGRDVDQIVRDLVENAIAMVRDQRRTGVRARAEAAAEERILDALTGPGSTAARESFRKKLRAGELDDKEIELQLADASSPFGAMEIPGQPGASMGMLNLGDMFGKAFSGRTKTQKTTVARAWPPLIAEESDKLVDQEALTAEAVSLAENQGIVFLDEIDKVASSAQRSGADVSREGVQRDLLPLIEGTTVSTKHGPVKTDHILFIASGAFHVAKPSDLLPELQGRLPIRVELKGLTRDDLRRILTEPETNLLRQHQALLATEGVTLTFTEDAIDAMADAAVAVNSSVENIGARRLQTILEKVLEEVSFGAADRFGETIVVDAAYVNARIGALARDTDLSRFIL; encoded by the coding sequence ATGAGTGAATTTTCGCCCCGCGAGATCGTCTCTGAGCTCGACCGCTTCATCGTCGGCCATCAGGAGGCCAAGCGCGCCGTCGCCGTGGCGTTGCGCAATCGCTGGCGCCGTCGGAGGCTGCCGGCCGATCTGATCGACGAGGTGACACCGAAGAACATTCTGATGATCGGCCCCACTGGCGTCGGCAAGACCGAGATCGCCCGCCGATTGGCCAGGCTCGCCCAGGCGCCGTTCCTCAAGGTCGAGGCGACCAAGTTCACCGAGGTCGGCTATGTCGGCCGCGACGTCGACCAGATCGTCCGCGACCTGGTGGAGAACGCCATCGCCATGGTTCGCGACCAGCGCCGCACCGGCGTGCGCGCCCGCGCCGAAGCCGCCGCCGAAGAACGCATCCTAGACGCCCTGACCGGGCCTGGTTCGACGGCGGCGCGTGAATCCTTCCGCAAGAAGCTCCGCGCCGGCGAATTGGACGACAAGGAGATCGAGCTGCAGCTGGCCGACGCTTCCTCGCCCTTCGGCGCAATGGAAATTCCCGGCCAGCCAGGCGCATCGATGGGCATGCTCAATCTCGGCGACATGTTCGGCAAGGCCTTCAGCGGGCGCACCAAGACGCAGAAGACGACGGTGGCCAGGGCCTGGCCGCCGCTGATCGCCGAGGAAAGCGACAAGCTCGTCGATCAGGAAGCCCTGACCGCCGAGGCCGTATCGCTGGCGGAGAACCAGGGCATCGTCTTCCTGGACGAGATCGACAAGGTCGCCAGCTCGGCCCAACGCAGCGGCGCGGATGTCTCCCGCGAGGGCGTGCAGCGCGACCTGCTGCCGCTGATCGAAGGAACCACCGTCTCGACCAAGCACGGGCCGGTCAAGACCGACCACATTCTCTTCATCGCGTCCGGCGCCTTCCACGTCGCCAAGCCTTCGGACCTCCTGCCTGAGCTGCAGGGCCGCCTGCCGATCCGCGTCGAGCTGAAGGGCCTGACCCGCGACGACCTGCGCCGCATCCTGACCGAGCCGGAGACGAACCTCTTGCGCCAGCACCAGGCGCTCCTGGCGACGGAAGGCGTGACACTGACCTTCACCGAGGACGCCATCGACGCCATGGCCGACGCCGCGGTGGCGGTGAACAGCTCGGTCGAGAACATCGGCGCGCGGCGACTGCAGACGATCTTGGAGAAGGTCCTGGAAGAGGTGAGCTTCGGGGCTGCGGATCGCTTCGGCGAGACGATCGTCGTGGACGCGGCCTACGTGAATGCGCGCATCGGCGCCTTGGCCCGCGACACCGACCTGAGCCGGTTTATCCTCTAG
- a CDS encoding DUF2244 domain-containing protein: MSFATYMDAVITPNRSLSERGFIVLISAVTIFNGISAAVFYYMGAVFVPLFLGLDVLAVVVAFAASYAAAQRVERVQVTSHAVRVIHETPKWTRLVWESPTTFTRVDREMDDERVVAVHLALSGKQVPVAGALSPGERAQFARALEDAIWNARRGR, translated from the coding sequence ATGAGCTTCGCCACCTACATGGACGCCGTGATCACGCCCAACCGCTCGCTGTCCGAGCGGGGGTTCATTGTGCTCATTTCGGCGGTGACGATCTTCAACGGCATCTCCGCGGCGGTCTTCTACTATATGGGCGCGGTCTTCGTGCCCCTGTTCCTGGGGCTGGATGTCCTGGCCGTGGTCGTGGCCTTCGCCGCGAGCTACGCCGCGGCCCAGCGGGTTGAACGCGTCCAGGTCACCAGCCACGCTGTCCGAGTGATTCATGAGACGCCGAAGTGGACCCGGCTGGTCTGGGAATCGCCCACCACGTTCACGCGTGTCGACCGAGAGATGGACGACGAGCGGGTCGTGGCCGTGCATCTTGCGCTGTCGGGCAAGCAGGTCCCGGTGGCGGGCGCGCTCAGCCCGGGCGAACGCGCCCAGTTCGCTCGCGCCCTCGAAGACGCGATCTGGAATGCGCGCCGCGGGCGCTGA
- the nth gene encoding endonuclease III, whose protein sequence is MAKPSAKSRTRKPAPAEQARIAEIFARFEAEESDPRTELNYASPYELVVAVALSAQATDVSVNKATAKLFAVVDTPQKMLALGEEGLKPFISSIGLYNTKAKNVIAMAAILINQYGGEVPLDRIALQALPGVGRKTASVVLNELRIEPAIAVDTHVFRVAHRLGLSTGKTPDKVEAELMRVVPEAGLTRAHHWLILHGRYVCVARRPKCEICPVADLCPSRHLFIPAGA, encoded by the coding sequence ATGGCGAAGCCTTCTGCAAAATCCCGGACCCGCAAGCCGGCGCCCGCCGAACAGGCGCGCATCGCCGAGATCTTCGCACGGTTTGAAGCCGAGGAGAGCGATCCGCGTACGGAGCTCAACTACGCCAGCCCCTATGAGCTGGTGGTCGCCGTCGCCCTGTCGGCCCAGGCGACGGACGTCTCCGTGAACAAGGCGACGGCCAAGTTATTCGCCGTCGTCGACACGCCGCAGAAGATGCTGGCGCTGGGCGAAGAGGGTCTGAAGCCCTTCATCTCCTCGATCGGCCTCTACAACACCAAGGCCAAGAACGTCATCGCCATGGCGGCCATCCTGATCAATCAGTACGGCGGCGAGGTGCCGCTGGACCGGATCGCCCTGCAGGCCCTGCCCGGCGTCGGGCGCAAGACGGCCTCGGTGGTGCTGAACGAGCTGCGGATCGAACCGGCGATCGCCGTGGACACTCACGTCTTCCGCGTCGCCCATCGCCTGGGCCTGTCCACGGGCAAGACGCCGGACAAGGTCGAGGCCGAGCTGATGCGGGTCGTGCCGGAGGCGGGGCTGACGCGGGCCCACCACTGGCTGATCCTGCACGGCCGCTATGTCTGCGTCGCGCGGCGGCCGAAGTGCGAGATCTGTCCGGTCGCCGATCTTTGCCCGTCGCGGCATCTGTTCATTCCGGCCGGCGCGTGA